The following is a genomic window from Thermoplasmata archaeon.
TCTGCCTTGTGGGGGAAGAGGGCGTCGGCAAGACGAGCCTCATCCATCGTTTCGTGTCCGGTGCGTTCGACGAGTCGTACATCCGCACACTCGGGGCCGTCGTCTCGAAGAAGACCGTCGCCCTGGGATCGATGCACGGTCGGCCGGTCCAGGTCGACATGATGATCCTCGACATTATGGGCAAGCGGACGTTCTTGCAGCTGTTCAAGGAAGCGTACTTCCACGGCGCGAAGGGCGTCCTCGCGGTGTTCGACATGACCCGCGCCGCCTCGTTGCGCGACCTGACGAAGTGGATCGACGGCGTGCGGGACTCCGTCGGCCCGATCCCGGTGTACGCGCTCGGCAACAAGACCGACCTGACGCAACGCCGCGAGGCGACGCCGGAGGAAGCCTCGTCGATCCTGCGGTCGTACGAGTGCCCGATCCTGTACACGTCCGCGAAGACGGGCGACAACGTCGAGCAGGCGTTCCAAGGCCTCGCGAAGACGATCGTCGAGTCGAGCGTCACCGAGTAACGCCGCAACCATCTTATACGCACCGGCGTTTGAAACCGCCCGAGGGTTTCATGCGGGACGCCGACGAGCGCCGCTCGCTCGAGAAGGAACGGAAGCGGTGGGAGGAGACGACGCTCAAGGACGCCCTGAAGGCCCTCCCCGAGCGCCGCAAGGAGTTCCTGACGACGTCAAGCCGCGCCGTCAAGCGGCTGTACACGCCCCTCGATGTGGCCGACAAGCCGTCGGCGGAGCGCCTCGGCGCGGCCGGCGAATTCCCCTTCACCCGCGGCATCCATCCCACGATGTACCGCGGCCGCCTCTGGACGATGCGGATGTTCGCCGGCTACGGGAGCGCAGAAGACACGAACGAGCGGTTCAAGTACCTCATCGCCCACGGCGAGACGGGCCTGAGCGTCGCCTTCGACATGCCGACGCTGTACGGATACGACACGGACGACGACGAGGCGAAAGGCGAGTTCGGCACGTGCGGCGTGGCGGTCTCGTCCCGCGAGGACATGAAGATCCTGT
Proteins encoded in this region:
- a CDS encoding Rab family GTPase translates to MLRKPTMDPESKTYKFKICLVGEEGVGKTSLIHRFVSGAFDESYIRTLGAVVSKKTVALGSMHGRPVQVDMMILDIMGKRTFLQLFKEAYFHGAKGVLAVFDMTRAASLRDLTKWIDGVRDSVGPIPVYALGNKTDLTQRREATPEEASSILRSYECPILYTSAKTGDNVEQAFQGLAKTIVESSVTE